The window TCACTTCTTTATTGGCTGATCCAATGTGTTTTTCCTTACCCGAAGGGATGAGCATATCATCGATACAAATAGAAATTCCGGCCTTACAGGCGAATGAGAATCCCATGGACTTGAGACGATCGGCCAGCAGGACAGTTTCTTTATCTCCGCATTGGCGATAGGTCAGATCTACCAACTCGGCGATGGCTTTTTTGTCCATGACTTTATTGATTTTTTGAAAGGAAATGCCGGAAGGAACAATCTCACTCAGCAAAACGCGACCCACAGTCGTTTCAACCAAAGTAGCATTCATGCGTACTTTAATATGGGCGTGCAATTCAATCTCCCCGCTATCATACGCAATACGGACTTCTGAGGGACCCGAAAAGATTTTTCCTTCCCCTTTTGCAAACACTTTTTCACGTGTAAGATAGTAGAGGCCCAGAACCATATCCTGGGTGGGAACAATGATGGGCTTGCCATTTGCGGGAGAAAGGATGTTGTTGGTACTCATCATGAGCACCCGAGCTTCAATTTGGGATTCCAAAGAAAGTGGAACGTGGACAGCCATTTGATCCCCGTCGAAGTCGGCATTGAAAGCTGCACAGACCAGAGGATGCAATTGAATGGCCTTACCCTCAATGAGTATGGGTTCAAAGGCCTGAATTCCAAGGCGATGCAGAGTGGGTGCACGGTTCAACAAGACAGGATGTTCTTTAATCACTTCTTCGAGCACATCCCAAACTTCTGGCTTCTGTTTCTCAACCATCTTCTTCGCACTCTTGATGGTAGAAACATAGCCCTTCTGCTCCAGTTTTCCATAGATAAAAGGCCGAAACAATTCTAACGCCATGATTTTAGGCAGACCACATTGATGTAATTTTAATTCAGGCCCCACGACGATGACGGAACGACCGGAATAATCGACACGTTTACCGAGCAAGTTCTGACGGAAACGGCCTTGCTTCCCTTTGATCATATCGGAAAGAGAACGAAGAGGGCGTCGATTAGGACCCGTAAACACCTTGCCACGGCGACCATTGTCAAACAAGGCATCGACCGCTTCCTGCAACATGCGTTTTTCGTTACGAATAATAATTTCAGGGGCAGACAATTCCATGAGCCGTTTTAACCGATTATTTCGGTTGATGACGCGGCGGTACAAATCGTTCAGATCACTGGTCGCAAAACGCCCCCCTTCGAGAGGAACCAAAGGACGCAAATCGGGAGGGATCACGGGAACAACTTCCATCATCATCCACTCGGGCCTGTTGCCGGATTCTTTCAAAGCCTCAATTACTTTTAAGCGTTTGGAGAGTTTCTTTTTGACGGTCTCCGAAGAGGTCTTTTCAATATCTTTTCGCAATTTCTTAGAAAGCTCCACAAGATCTAATTTCTTAAGCAGCTCTAAAATAGCTTCCCCACCCATCTTCGCCACGAATTGACCTGGACCAAAATCTTCCAGGGCCTTTTGATAGCGGTCTTCCGAAAGAACTTCTGCTTCGGTCAACTTGGTGGTGCCTGGATCTAGCACAATGTGAGATTCACAATAGAGAACTTTCTCTAAATCTTTGAGGGTCAAATCCAACACGGTTCCAATACGGGAAGGCAAACTCTTCAAAAACCAGATATGCGCCACCGGGGTCGCCAAATTGATATGCCCCATCCTTTCGCGACGCACTTTGGATTGAATGACCTCCACCCCACATTTTTCACAAACAATTCCCCGATGCTTCATGCGTTTGTATTTGCCGCAATTGCATTCATAATCTTTCACTGGACCGAAAATCTTTGCGCAAAAAAGACCATCTCGTTCGGGCTTGAACGTACGGTAGTTGATGGTTTCCGGTTTCTTGACTTCCCCATGAGACCAGGAGCGAATCTTTTCAGGTGAAGAAAGAGAAATTTTTATCCCTGTGTAGCAAAGAGGATTTTTAGGTTTTTCGAAAAAGGCTTGAATATCCAAGGGACTTCACTCCTTCAAATAGTGAGAGCGTCTGGAAACTAAAAGACTATTTAATTTCCAGACCCTTCACATTTAAAATAAAAATGACAAAGCGTAACTTAATTATTCTCTAAAAGTTCAGCATTAAGAGCTAAACTTTGAAGTTCTTTGATCAGAACATTGAACGATTCCGGTAATCCTGGATCCAACGTATGCACGCCCTTGACAATAGATTCGTACATGCGCGTACGACCAATGACGTCATCGGATTTCACTGTAAGGAACTCTTGCAAGGAATAGGCAGCCCCATAAGCCTCGAGGGCCCAGACTTCCATTTCTCCCAGACGCTGACCCCCGAATTGAGCCTTACCGCCTAGAGGCTGCTGAGTCACCAACGAATAAGGGCCAATGCTTCGAGCATGGATTTTATCATCCACCAAATGATGGAGTTTTAAAATGTACATCACCCCCACGGTAACGGTTTGCTCGAAGGCCTCTCCCGTACGGCCATCAAAAAGGACCATCTGACCCGAAGTAGGCATGTCGGCCAGATGCAGCATATTTTTGAGCTCTTCTTCTTTGGCACCGTCAAAGACAGGAGATGCCGTGTGCACACCACCTTTTCCCAGTTTTCCCGCAAGCACTCTCAGCTCAGCATCCGAAAGAGAATCTAGATAGACATCTACCTCTTTGGAAGAGTAGATTTTTTTCAGAAAAGACTTCATACTCTCCCTGTCGTATTTCTGATCAATCATTCGTTGGATCTTATGCCCCAAATTGAGCGCCGCCCAACCCAGATGCACCTCTAAAACCTGCCCAATATTCATTCGCGAAGGAACTCCCAAAGGATTGAGTACCAAGTCGACAGGAATTCCATCTTCGGTGTAAGGCATGTCTTCGAGCGGAACAATTCGGGAGATAACTCCTTTGTTCCCATGTCGACCGGCCATTTTATCACCCACAGAAATCTTACGTTTGATGGCGACATACACCTTGATCATCTTGATGACACCGGGAGGAAGGTCATCGCCTTTTTTGAGCTTATTGATTTTTTGATCATAAACCATTTTCACAAAATCAATTTGCTCTTCGGTGGCATCGATTATTTCCTGGATCTCATTTTCCAGATCTTCTCCGCCTGAGACCGTGATCTCAGACCATTTGTCCATGGGAATACTCAGGAGAACGGCCTCCGTAATATTTTTACCCTTCGCCAAGTAAACCTTTTCCAGTTTTTCATCCACCACTTTACTGGTGGCCACTTTCCCTACCAACAAGGGCTTCAACTTCTTGATGGCCGATTCCTGGATAATTTGAATTTCATCCTGAAGGTCTTTATGCAATTTGGTAGTGTCTTTGTCTTGAATATCTTTGGCACGCTCATCCAGTTCGGCCCCTTCCCGAGAAAAGACCTGGGCATCGATGACGGTGCCTGCCACGCCCGGAGGAACACGCAACGAGGTATCTTTTACATCTCCTGCTTTTTCACCGAAAATGGCACGAAGCAGTTTTTCTTCGGGGGAAAGCTGAGTTTCACCTTTGGGAGTAATCTTACCCACCAAAATATCGCCCGGTTTTACCTCGGCACCAATCCGAATAATGCCCGACTCATCCAGATCTTTCAGGGCTTCTTCGCCCACATTGGGAATATCGCGAGTAATTTCTTCTTTGCCCAACTTGGTGTCACGCGCCACACATTCAAATTCTTCAATATGAATGGAGGTGAAGATGTCGTCCGCCAATAATTTTTCAGAAATCAAAATAGAATCTTCAAAGTTGTAGCCCCCCCAAGGCATAAAGGCGACGACAACGTTTTGACCCAAAGCGAGCTCGCCCTCTTCGGTGGCAAATCCGTCTGCGATCACCTGACGCGCCTTTACTTTATCTCCCACTTTTAAAATAGGCTTCTGGTTGATGCAGGTATTCTGGTTGGATCTTTTGAACTTGATAAGATTATAAATATCCACTTCGGAGCCCACTTCTTTGGAAGAAGTGCGATCTGCTTTTACGACTATACGAGAAGCCTCAACGGTTTGAATGACCCCATCCCGTTTTGCGATCACAGTCACTCCAGAATCTTGAGCCACTTTTCCTTCAATGCCAGTTCCGACAAGAGGAGAAAAGGTACGAAGCAGTGGAACGGCCTGACGCTGCATGTTGGCACCCATCAAGGCTCGGTTCGCATCGTCGTGCTCCAGAAAAGGAACCAGAGAAGCCGCAATAGAAACCAGCTGATTGGGAGAAACATCCATGAAATTAACATCACGAGGTTGTGCATTCACAAATTCGCCATTTTTTCGGCAAGAGACCAGATCACTCTGGAAAACTCCTTTGGCATCCAGCAAGGCATTGGCCTGCGCAATGTAGAAACCTTCTTCTTCCAAGGCAGAAAGATAAACGACCTCTTCACTGACACGTCCCTCTTTTACCTTGCGATAAGGCGTTTCAATAAATCCATAAGGATTGACCCTTGCGTAAGTAGACAAAGAGGCGATCAAACCAATATTTGGACCTTCAGGGGTTTCAATGGGACAGATACGTCCATAGTGGGTGGCATGAACGTCGCGGACTTCAAAGCCTGCTCGTTCGCGTGTTAGCCCGCCTGGCCCCAGAGCAGAAAGACGACGCTTGTGGGTCACTTCCGACAGGGGATTGGTTTGATCCATAAACTGGGAAAGCTGGGAAGAACCAAAAAACTCTTTCACCACCGCAGAAACCGGTTTGGGATTGATGAGATCGTGGGGCATGAGGGTTTCAATTTCCTGCAAACTCATGCGCTCTTTGATGGCGCGCTCCATACGAAGCAAACCCACCCGGAACTGGTTTTCCAACAACTCCCCTACCGCTCGAACACGTCGGTTGCCCAAGTGATCGATATCATCTACCTGACCAAAACCATCTTTTAAATTCACCAGGTAACGGACGGTTTCCAAAATATCCTCGCGACGAAGAGTCGTCACTTCCAGAGGCACATCGAAAGAAAACTTGTGATTGATTTTCAAACGACCCACTTTAGACAGGTCGTAGCGTTCAGGATTAAAAAATAAATTCTCAAAAAAGTTCCTGGCAGTTTCAGGAGTAGAGGGATCTCCTGGACGAAGACGCTTGTAAATATCGGCAATGGCCTCTTCCACATTTTTCACTTTATCCACTGCCAAGGTATTCCGAATGTAAGGACCGATATTCAGGTTATCGATGTACAACAGCTCCAATCCTTCAATCTTGCAGCCTTTTATTTCTTCAAACTTTTTGTCGGTGAGGACTTCATTGCAAGCCAGAATAATTTCACCCGTTGCAGGATCAATCACGTCGCGGGCTACCGGGCGCCCTATAATTTCATCAAGAGAAACAGGAATTTCTTTAATTTTGGCATTTCCCAAACGTTCCAAGGCCTGCTTGGTATATTTTTGCCCTTTCCGGACAAGGATTTCATCGGTCTTGGGATGCCGAATTTCCCGGGGAGCCCTCTGAAAAGAAAGCAGCTCGGGCACGACGGTCTTAAAAAGGTTTTTTCCTTCGAAACGAATCCCTTCCGTTTTATAGAAGAAATTTAAAATTTCTTCTTCACTTAATCCCAAGGACTTGATCAGGACTGTTGCAGGCATTTTTCGGCGGCGATCGATGCGCACATAGAGAATATCTTTGGGATCAAATTCAAAATCCAACCAGGAACCACGATAAGGAATTACGCGAGCCGAAAATAATATTTTTCCAGAGGCATGGGTCTTCCCTTTGTCATGCTCAAAAAAAATACCAGGAGAACGATGCAACTGAGACACCACCACACGCTCGGTCCCATTAATAATAAAGGTGCCGGTATCGGTCATAAGCGGAATCTCACCAAAATAAACTTCTTGCTCTTTGACATCCCGAATAGAGCGGGCGCCCGTGTCTTCATCCACATCCCATACCACCAAACGCACCACTACTTTAAGAGGAGCTGCATAGGTCATTCCACGTTCGCGACACTCCCCCACTTCGTAGGAAGGATTTTCAAAGTGAAAACTCACAAACTCTAAAGAGGAAGTGTTGTTAAAATCACGAATTGGAAAAACGCTCTTGAATGCCGTCTGCAAACCCGAATCTTCTCGCTCTTCAGGAGAAACCCCAATTTGTAAAAACTTTTCGTAAGATTGCTTCTGCAGTTCAATAAGATTTGGAATATCAATGACGTTTTTAATTCGGGAGAAATTTCGTCTTAAACGCTGAGTGTGTGTCAGGGTAGACATTAGAGGACCTCTTCCAGAAAATTTAATGCAATACTTAAAGACAATAGGGGTGAGTTAAAAAACCCACCCCTAAAACAAATAACAACCCGGCTCAACTACTTCACTTCAACTTTAGCGCCTACTTTTTCGAGCTGTTCCTTGATCTTTTTGGCATCGTCTTTATTGACACCTTCTTTTACGGTCTTTGGGGCACCTTCTACAAGGTCTTTGGCTTCCTTCAGACCCAAGCCGGTAATGACGCGAATTTCTTTAATGACATTGATTTTGTTATCACCGGCAGCGGCAAGTACCACCGTGAATTCGGTTTGCTCTTCTGCAACAGCCGCAGGTCCACCAGGAGCCGCTGCAACGGCCACAGGAGCTGCCGCGGAGACACCAAATTTTACTTCCAATTTTTTTACTAAATCCGCCACCTGAAGCAAGGTCATATGTTCAAGGGTTTCAACAATATCTTCTTGGGAAACAATAGCCATGGGATTATCCTCCTAAAGGAATTTAATTTTTAACAGTTAATTTTTACGATTCTTTTTTATCTCGAATAGCAGCCAAAGCACACACAAGCTTACGTGGAATTGCTGCAAGCACCCCCACCAAATTGGTAGCTGGAGCTTGCATGGACCCCAACATCGAGGCCAGTAATTGTTCTTTACTGGGCAATTTGGACAAGTTTTCAATTTCGGCTACATTCAGCAATTTACCCGAAAGAAAACCAATTTTGAGTTTGAACTGTTCAACCTCTTTGGCAAATTTGACCAGGGCTTTTGCAGGAGAAACAGGGTCTGTGTGAGCTGTAATGGCTGCAATAGTTCCCACAAAGTGATCTTGCAACAACTTCAACTCGGTGTCTTGAACCGCAAGACGCGCCAAGGTATTTTTGACCACCTTCATCTGCCCCTTGCCTTCGCGGACTGCCCGTCTCAAATGGGTCATTTGGGCAGCGTTCATTCCGCGATAATCTGCAAGCACTGCAAATTCTGCGGACTTGAATCTTTCCACCAAAGAGCCAACTTCATTTTCTTTTTCTTGTCTTTTCACAAATACGCATCCTCCTTACAGTGAAACACAGTCAAAACTAACACGACTCAAAATCGCATTAGGAGGGCGACTCACTTTGTCCCGTCTCGATAGGATTTTTAATTCCCGACACTCGGGATCCCTATTGTCTTTGACTTGGGAAATTACATCTTAAAATTACTCATGAATAGAACCGGGTTCTACCTTTACTCCAGGGCTCATCGTCGATGAAACAGAAATAGATCTGAGATAAGTCCCCTTGGCCGTCGCAGGCTTAAGTTTAATCACGTTATCCAACAAGGCCTGGGTGTTGACTTTAAGTTTTTCAGCACCGAAAGAGAGTTTTCCCACGGGGGCATGTACAATTCCTGCTTTATCCGTTCTAAATTCTACTTTGCCGGCCTTGTTCTCTTGAATGGCCTTTGCCAAGTCAAAAGTAACGGTTCCTACCTTGGGATTAGGCATCAAACCTCGAGGGCCCAACACTTTACCAATCTTACTCACCTGGCCCATCATGTCGGGAGTGGCAATAATCTTATCAAACTCCATCCAGCCACCTTGAATTTTTTCAATGAGGTCGTCCGAACCCACATAATCCGCCCCAGCGGCCTTGGCTTCTTTTTCTTTTTCCCCTTTGGCAAAAACCAGAATACGCACGGTCTTGCCTAAACCATGAGGAAGGGAAACAGCGCCTCGCACCACTTGATCAGAATGCTTGGGATCTACCCCTAAGCGGATAGCCACATCGACCGTCTCATCAAATTTTGCCGTTTTAAAACCCGACAAAATAGTACAGGCCTCGCCCAGTGAATACTTTTTTTCTAATTCTACATTTTTCAAAGCTTCTTTATATTTTTTACCACTCATAAAAACCTCTCTATTGGATAACATCAATGCCCATACTTCGAGCGGTTCCCATCACGGAGCGAATCGCACCCTCTATGTCTTTGGCATTCATATCGGGAAATTTAATTTTTGCGATCTCCTCCACTTGCGTACGGGTCACCTTACCCACTTTATCTTTGTTGGGAACACCCGACCCTTTGGCAGCCTTTGCAGCCTTCACCAACAAAATGGAGGCAGGGGGAGTTTTATAGACAATGGAAATAGAGCGATCCGCATAAACAGTCACAACACAGGGAATAATCAAACCGGCTTGCTTTTGGGTGGCCGCATTGAACTGTTTGCAAAACTCCATAATATTGACGCCGTGCTGACCCAGGGCAGGACCCACTGGAGGGGCTGGATTGGCTTGTCCGGCAGGACATTGAAGCTTGATTTGGGTGACAACTTTCTTAGCCATTAATTTTTCTCCACTTGAATGAAGTCAAGCTCGATAGGCGTCGCTCGACCAAAGATTGATACCAAAACTTTCAACTTCCCTTTTTCAGGATTCACTTCCTCTACCACTCCATTGAAGGTTGCAAAAGGACCATCCATCACCCTCACCGACTCCCCTTTTTCAAAGGACACTTTTGGCTTAGGCCTTAAGGTCCCTTCATCGATTTGTCGGGTAATGCGCAGGACCTCATCTTCGGGGACAATCGGCGGATGAATCGTGCCTCCCACAAAACCTGTAATTTTTGGAGTTCCCTTCACAATGTGCCAGGTGTCATCGTTGAGATCCATTTGGACCAGGATATAACCAGGAAAAAATTTTCGAGTAGTGGTTTTACGCACCCCTTTTTTCATCTCGACTACATTTTCCGAAGGCACCAACACTTCGCCAAAGAACTCTTCTTTGCGGAGAGATTTAATCCTCTCCTGCAAAGCTAGCTTAGCTTTTTGCTCGAAACCTGAATAAGTATGAACCACGTACCAGTTGAGTGCCATAATATCCTAACTGATTGAATAAATTTCTTTATGCTTCGTCGCTTACTCGGTGCCTAAAAAAATTTCTACAATCAGTCTCAAATTAAAACTCCAGGAAACTTCGGGTTAAAGTACCCCAAACGGTATCCATCAAAAATAAAAGAATGGAGGCGATTGCCAACATCACTATAATGACACCCGTTGAAACAAGTGTCTCTTTCTGAGTTGGCCAAGTTACCTTGCTCAACTCCGAAATAACTTCTAGGCCAAAAATGCCAACACTTTTTTGCCTTTTGATTCCCACGTAGAAAACCAACGCGAACACAAACGCTATAATGTGCGGATAGCCCACGGGCCAATCTACCAACACAGGCAAGGCAAAAAGATCCCAAAAGAAACCAATCAACAACTCGAAGAGGAACCAAACCAAAAATGCCAACACCAGCAGGGATAAATCTAGATATTTTTTATGTGCAGTCACTGACACCTCAAAAAAAAAAATTCGATCACAGGGGAGACAGGGATCGAACCTGCGACCCGCGGTTTTGGAGACCGCTGCTCTACCAAGCTGAGCTACTCCCCTATTTGGTCTCTTTATGATCCGTATGCTTTCGACAAAACTTGCAATACTTTTTAAAATTGAGCCTGTCAGGCGTTCTGGTCTTGTTCTTGGTAGTCGAGTAATTTCGATTTTTACACTCGATACATTCCATCTGAATAATAATTCTCATAAATAACTCCAGTTTTTTGACAAGCCCACAATCAGAATCGAACTGATGACCTTCTCCTTACCATGGAGATGCTCTACCAACTGAGCTATGTGGGCCTTGAAAACTAAAACAAGCGGGAGACGAGTCTCGAACTCGCGACCCTCAGCTTGGAAGGCTGATGCTCTACCAACTGAGCTACTCCCGCGCTTAACAAAAAACAATGGTGAGGGAAGGATTCGAACCTTCGAAGGCGTATGCCGGCAGATTTACAGTCTGCTCCCTTTAGCCACTCGGGAACCTCACCTAATCCTCCAAGTGCCTCGATCAGAGAGCCAGCGACCGGAATCGAACCGGTGACCCACTGATTACAAATCAGTTGCTCTACCAGCTGAGCTACGCCGGCAAAAGAAACACTCCCCCCAAAAGGTCACAAAAACCACTCATATTTAAGTCTAATTTTGAATCTGAAACCAAGACCCTCGACGCACTGGGGCCTAGACGAAAGCCGCGAGTTTATATTTTCAAGAGAAATGCTTGTCAAGGCGAATCTCCTGTTTTCCTACTTTTTTAAAACCCTTTGTCTCAAGACCTCATACAATAAAATACCCGTTGCCACCGAAACATTTAAAGAATCAATCCGCCCCCGAAGAGGGATGGAAACCAAGGCATCACATTTTTGTTTTACCAAAGAACGCAGCCCCTCCCCCTCATTTCCCATCACCCAAGCCACAGATCCCGAATAATCCAGATCCGTATACGCTGCCTTCGCCTCCGCGCAGGCACCATAAACCCACACAGGGAATTCTTTAAGAAAATCGATGAGTCGCGCCAGATTTTTGGCGAGAGAAATCTTTAAATATTCCGAAGCCCCGGCGCTCACCTTTTGTACTAGAGGGGTAATTTCACAGGCACGTCGCTCGGGAATAAATACGGCATCTACCCCCGCACAATGGGCCGTTCGAAGAATGGCTCCCAAATTTTGAGGATCTTGAATCTGATCCAAAATAAGAATGAAAAGGTTTTGTCTTCCCCTCATTTGCTCGATTAAAAAGCCTTCGTCCACATAGGGATAGGCTTCCGTTTTTAATACTAGCCCCTGATGCAGGGCCTGGGCACTCAACTCTGAAAGTTTTTCCTTGGAGACTTCCTTGAGACTCAAGCCTCTTTTTTTGGCCTTCTCGATAAGGGACCTACTCACCGCATCGAAGTTCCTGGATGAATGATAAAGTTCAAATACCTCTCGGCGCTCGGCCTTTAAAATTTCCAGGATGGGTTGAAAACCGTAGACGTATTCGTATGACATGGAAAATCCTTTTATGTGTTTGACAAATTTTAGTTATTTTTGATACCTGCCAAACTCTAAAAAATAAATCTTTTTATTTATTCACTTTATAGCGAAGGAAGAAATCATGGCTGATCCTGTAAAAAAGAAAAAACTCCCCAAAGGCAGACACAAAAGTCAGATCAAGCGACAAAAGCAATCCCTCAAAAGGCATGAACGCAATGTAAGCGTCAATTCAACTTTGAAGACTGCCGTAAAAAAAGTGAAGGAGGCCGCAAGCAAAAAAGATAAAAACCTGGCTACTGACCTTCTCAAAGGGGCTTCCCGTCTACTTCAAAAAGCAGTCGGCAAAAGGATCTTGCACAAGGGGAGTGCGGCTCGCAAGATTTCTCGTCTTTCTAAACTGGTTCATGCCCTCGCCTCCTAAACGTCTCATTGAAGTTGCTGCTGCCATCATTAAAAAAGAGGGCCGGTATCTCATTACAAAACGTTTAAAAAAATCCCATCTGGGGCATTTCTGGGAGTTTCCTGGAGGAAAAGTAGAAAGACAGGAAACTCCCGAGCAATGTGTGATTCGAGAGTGCTTGGAAGAAATCGATGTAGAAGTAAAACCCACTCAACTTTTTGAAGAGCTCACTCATTCCTATCCTGAAGTCTCTCTCAAATTATATTTTTTCCTTTGTGACCTGGTCAGCGGTACGCCAAAGACAATCGAATGTGCCGATTTAAAATGGGTTTACCCGGAAGAATTAAAAGATTATCCCTTTCCCGAAGCCGACCTTGAAATCATTCAAAGGTTGGAGTCTTCATGAAAAACAAAAGATCGAACAAAAAAAATACCCCAAGGTTTCCCAAGGGGCATTCGAAAATTTAATCTCTCCAAAGATTAAGATCTCTCGATTTGAAGCTTCTCCGTCCAGGCTAAAGGATTCACAGGATATCCATCCAGCCTAACTTCGTAATGCAGGTGAGGCCCGGTGCTGTGTCCGGAAGAACCTACCTTTGAAATGAGATCCCCTTTTTTGAGGATATCCCCTTCGGAAACGATCACTTCAGAATTGTGTGCATACAAGGTAGCCACACCGTCTCCATGATCCACAATCACTGTTAGACCATAGCCCCCCTTCCTCCCGACAAAAATCACTGTGCCATTGAGAGGCGCCACCACATTGGTCCCAATAGGAGCCGCGATATCCACGCCCACATGAACATGACCGCCATGCCTTCCGCCTCGCCACTTTCCAAAATGCCCGGTAATAATTCCATCTACTGGCCAAAACTTTCCTGAGACGGGAATGGGTGAAAGGCTATCAATCTCATCCAAGCCATTCACATCATCCATAAAAAACTGTGATGCAGAAGCTTTTGGAAGCTCACAAGCTTCTTCGTAACAATTTTCAATGTAAGCCGAGGAAGTACGGGAAATACCGAAAAGGGCTAAACTTAAAACAAAAAATAGGGCTATTTTTTTCATTATTGAACCTCCTTTCTTTTTTGATTAATTTCGGAAACGCTAACTATTTTTAGCAAGACTTGTCAAGCAATTAGATTCCCATCCAATAGAGTCCTTAAGCCCATCAGCGGGCCGTTAATTGACGCAAGGTGTAAACTTTTTTAAATTGGGAAAGCTAGACAATCACTGGGCTTAAGACGAGTGCCTCAAGAAATGATTGCTACCTGTCTTAAATCACTGTACACTTTTCAGAATGGCGTTTTTTACGTTTTCAGGCGGGACCGAGACCCTCTTCCCGCTTTTTATTGATATTGATTAAGGGAGACCCTTTATGAAAAAAAGATTACACATTTTTAAATTCACTTTTTTGGTTTTCTGTATTTTTTTCATCAGTTCCAGAGTGGTTCTGAGCGACATCTCCAACACCTCTCTCCGCAAACATTTCAGTTTACCGAGTAATGAATGGAAATGGAGCAAAAAAA is drawn from Deltaproteobacteria bacterium and contains these coding sequences:
- the rpoB gene encoding DNA-directed RNA polymerase subunit beta, producing MSTLTHTQRLRRNFSRIKNVIDIPNLIELQKQSYEKFLQIGVSPEEREDSGLQTAFKSVFPIRDFNNTSSLEFVSFHFENPSYEVGECRERGMTYAAPLKVVVRLVVWDVDEDTGARSIRDVKEQEVYFGEIPLMTDTGTFIINGTERVVVSQLHRSPGIFFEHDKGKTHASGKILFSARVIPYRGSWLDFEFDPKDILYVRIDRRRKMPATVLIKSLGLSEEEILNFFYKTEGIRFEGKNLFKTVVPELLSFQRAPREIRHPKTDEILVRKGQKYTKQALERLGNAKIKEIPVSLDEIIGRPVARDVIDPATGEIILACNEVLTDKKFEEIKGCKIEGLELLYIDNLNIGPYIRNTLAVDKVKNVEEAIADIYKRLRPGDPSTPETARNFFENLFFNPERYDLSKVGRLKINHKFSFDVPLEVTTLRREDILETVRYLVNLKDGFGQVDDIDHLGNRRVRAVGELLENQFRVGLLRMERAIKERMSLQEIETLMPHDLINPKPVSAVVKEFFGSSQLSQFMDQTNPLSEVTHKRRLSALGPGGLTRERAGFEVRDVHATHYGRICPIETPEGPNIGLIASLSTYARVNPYGFIETPYRKVKEGRVSEEVVYLSALEEEGFYIAQANALLDAKGVFQSDLVSCRKNGEFVNAQPRDVNFMDVSPNQLVSIAASLVPFLEHDDANRALMGANMQRQAVPLLRTFSPLVGTGIEGKVAQDSGVTVIAKRDGVIQTVEASRIVVKADRTSSKEVGSEVDIYNLIKFKRSNQNTCINQKPILKVGDKVKARQVIADGFATEEGELALGQNVVVAFMPWGGYNFEDSILISEKLLADDIFTSIHIEEFECVARDTKLGKEEITRDIPNVGEEALKDLDESGIIRIGAEVKPGDILVGKITPKGETQLSPEEKLLRAIFGEKAGDVKDTSLRVPPGVAGTVIDAQVFSREGAELDERAKDIQDKDTTKLHKDLQDEIQIIQESAIKKLKPLLVGKVATSKVVDEKLEKVYLAKGKNITEAVLLSIPMDKWSEITVSGGEDLENEIQEIIDATEEQIDFVKMVYDQKINKLKKGDDLPPGVIKMIKVYVAIKRKISVGDKMAGRHGNKGVISRIVPLEDMPYTEDGIPVDLVLNPLGVPSRMNIGQVLEVHLGWAALNLGHKIQRMIDQKYDRESMKSFLKKIYSSKEVDVYLDSLSDAELRVLAGKLGKGGVHTASPVFDGAKEEELKNMLHLADMPTSGQMVLFDGRTGEAFEQTVTVGVMYILKLHHLVDDKIHARSIGPYSLVTQQPLGGKAQFGGQRLGEMEVWALEAYGAAYSLQEFLTVKSDDVIGRTRMYESIVKGVHTLDPGLPESFNVLIKELQSLALNAELLENN
- the rplL gene encoding 50S ribosomal protein L7/L12, producing the protein MAIVSQEDIVETLEHMTLLQVADLVKKLEVKFGVSAAAPVAVAAAPGGPAAVAEEQTEFTVVLAAAGDNKINVIKEIRVITGLGLKEAKDLVEGAPKTVKEGVNKDDAKKIKEQLEKVGAKVEVK
- the rplJ gene encoding 50S ribosomal protein L10, which produces MKRQEKENEVGSLVERFKSAEFAVLADYRGMNAAQMTHLRRAVREGKGQMKVVKNTLARLAVQDTELKLLQDHFVGTIAAITAHTDPVSPAKALVKFAKEVEQFKLKIGFLSGKLLNVAEIENLSKLPSKEQLLASMLGSMQAPATNLVGVLAAIPRKLVCALAAIRDKKES
- a CDS encoding 50S ribosomal protein L1, which produces MLSNREVFMSGKKYKEALKNVELEKKYSLGEACTILSGFKTAKFDETVDVAIRLGVDPKHSDQVVRGAVSLPHGLGKTVRILVFAKGEKEKEAKAAGADYVGSDDLIEKIQGGWMEFDKIIATPDMMGQVSKIGKVLGPRGLMPNPKVGTVTFDLAKAIQENKAGKVEFRTDKAGIVHAPVGKLSFGAEKLKVNTQALLDNVIKLKPATAKGTYLRSISVSSTMSPGVKVEPGSIHE
- the rplK gene encoding 50S ribosomal protein L11, with translation MAKKVVTQIKLQCPAGQANPAPPVGPALGQHGVNIMEFCKQFNAATQKQAGLIIPCVVTVYADRSISIVYKTPPASILLVKAAKAAKGSGVPNKDKVGKVTRTQVEEIAKIKFPDMNAKDIEGAIRSVMGTARSMGIDVIQ
- the nusG gene encoding transcription termination/antitermination protein NusG, which translates into the protein MALNWYVVHTYSGFEQKAKLALQERIKSLRKEEFFGEVLVPSENVVEMKKGVRKTTTRKFFPGYILVQMDLNDDTWHIVKGTPKITGFVGGTIHPPIVPEDEVLRITRQIDEGTLRPKPKVSFEKGESVRVMDGPFATFNGVVEEVNPEKGKLKVLVSIFGRATPIELDFIQVEKN
- the secE gene encoding preprotein translocase subunit SecE, with amino-acid sequence MTAHKKYLDLSLLVLAFLVWFLFELLIGFFWDLFALPVLVDWPVGYPHIIAFVFALVFYVGIKRQKSVGIFGLEVISELSKVTWPTQKETLVSTGVIIVMLAIASILLFLMDTVWGTLTRSFLEF
- the rpmG gene encoding 50S ribosomal protein L33, with the protein product MRIIIQMECIECKNRNYSTTKNKTRTPDRLNFKKYCKFCRKHTDHKETK